A section of the Pochonia chlamydosporia 170 chromosome 2, whole genome shotgun sequence genome encodes:
- a CDS encoding ABC multidrug transporter (similar to Coccidioides immitis RS XP_001240132.1): MSCVAGVDSSLGPRVDPACRQFDFTLAFEDVVFVCVPAALFIVPALVQIAILLQKQAEVQRKLDVFVGVKLLALIAALATQLAVLGIRVQTTALVTSVSLAGNVLASVATAAATVLSFTSYRKSARPSTLLALYLSAAVLLGIARARTFWLITGSSSASASLIASLALLLSALFLESLDSKPLDANVAQTQGETPELYSGFWNRITFSWLATTFWVGYSKVISVNDLPGLDPKLHSHALQDQLSSNWNKSDKKGRYAILRVCIRTFWPSLVSTVIPRLCVTVFTFSQPFLVNTTLSYVGASERDADYGRGLIGAWVLVYLGIAVSNSVYSYQNLRFSLRIRGSLIALVFQRNVNTRPVDMGDITGVTLMGTDVERIVSGMQMFNELWGSLLDVAVAAWLLERQLSLACLAPIVLILIFVAITSKISASASTSQRQWVEKVQERLRVTTAVLRDMKSVKLLGLPTVLSKVISAIRLDEIKTSEGFRKIIVATILLSLTPINLAPVVTFAVYVIISLYWKDSTLLTAQAFTAVALIGLLVNPVIVFIQTLPNFLQTTGCFGRIQEYCNYADTAAQAKKPSVNSDSAQAENPIIDDREEGVGGFRENNNTIKLEDYLDGETFAWKDKGTNVLTNTHVPVLSGSINVIAGPTASGKSALLTALLGEMAASTGSQSRPISGTVAYCAQNPWLENGTIRESILGVSEYDPKWYNKVVWACGLDVDLARAEKKDKIKIGSGGLNLSGGQKHRIALARAVYSRHKTILLDDIFSSLDANTSSAVRERLLGANGLLRQDTQTVILVSNDLAFISLADNIAVVQDGQVLEFGSYLELSKSGGYIGSPKLPGDNNPSNSVARGTPESKDEAIASPPVDISGELEDTPEDSSKELEDLRRKNGDASVYKYYFASAGYLITGVNIFVMLIWTVTTEFSSIWIKWWSEANEKQANEKIGMYLGVYAALGVLATVGACLAAWTALIPIISKSAIKLHDDLLETTMRAPLRFFSTTDSGEILNRFSQDMELIDMELPSTMINYSSTAFTCAAKVIIIAIFSKYLGIVIPFMGTLLFFLQRFYLQTSRQLRHLSIEAKAPLYTSFTAVSEGLVTIRAFGWERQYQERCQRLIDASQRPEYMLSCIQYCLGFVLELLTAVLAVALVTITITLADQFSAGSVGVGLVMVISLSEVLVRLIKSWTRLETSIGAAARVKRYIADTESEVAQTNVVDISSHWPEAGQLEIENLTASYSADAEPALNSISLTVKPGQHIAICGRTGSGKSSIILSILQMIDTKPDGAITIDGVDVSAVNPTQLRQRINIVPQNAFLFPGTIRLNLDPFFAASDEAIVRALERVELWSVVQEKGGLEVAMDDKVWSVGQKQLFCLARALIRKSKVLFLDEAMSNVDASTEKIAHDIINTDFKGCTVLSIMHRLSHIHSFDRVAVIAEGSLIEYDEPAKLLGRPSQFAELYAASNHQGTAPATEKTTSG, from the exons ATGTCTTGCGTCGCGGGAGTCGACTCCTCGCTCGGGCCCCGAGTCGATCCCGCGTGCCGCCAGTTTGACTTTACCCTCGCGTTTGAGGACGTTGTCTTTGTCTGCGTCCCAGCAGCCTTATTTATTGTGCCTGCATTGGTGCAGATTGCTATTCtgttgcagaagcaagctgaGGTTCAGCGAAAGCTCGATGTCTTTGTCGGGGTCAAACTT CTTGCCTTAATCGCAGCGTTGGCAACCCAGCTCGCTGTGTTAGGAATCCGCGTTCAGACTACGGCTCTCGTGACGAGCGTGTCGCTAGCCGGCAATGTCTTAGCCTCCGTTGCGACTGCTGCTGCGACGGTATTGTCTTTTACGAGCTACCGCAAATCCGCTCGGCCTTCGACGCTTCTGGCTCTCTACCTCTCTGCTGCTGTTTTATTGGGCATTGCTCGCGCGCGAACATTCTGGCTAATCACAGGAAGCAGCTCCGCGTCGGCGTCTTTGATAGCATCCTTGGCCTTGCTGCTCTCAGCGCTCTTCTTGGAGTCGCTCGACAGCAAGCCGCTGGATGCTAATGTCGCGCAGACGCAAGGGGAAACCCCCGAGCTCTACAGTGGCTTCTGGAACAGAATCACCTTTTCGTGGCTGGCGACTACATTTTGGGTTGGCTACTCCAAAGTCATATCCGTCAATGATCTCCCTGGGCTTGACCCTAAGCTGCATAGTCATGCTCTGCAAGACCAACTCTCGTCGAACTGGAATAAAA GTGATAAAAAGGGCAGATATGCCATACTGCGTGTCTGTATCCGCACTTTTTGGCCGTCGCTCGTTTCTACAGTCATACCTCGCCTCTGCGTCACCGTATTTACCTTTTCGcagccatttttggtgaATACAACACTATCTTATGTCGGAGCCAGTGAGCGTGATGCTGACTATGGACGTGGTCTTATTGGCGCCTGGGTTCTTGTATATCTAGGCATCGCC GTGTCCAATTCTGTTTACAGCTACCAGAATCTACGCTTCTCTTTGAGAATTCGAGGTAGCCTCATTGCCCTCGTGTTTCAACGCAACGTCAACACCCGACCTGTCGACATGGGAGACATCACCGGCGTGACGCTCATGGGCACCGACGTTGAACGTATTGTCAGCGGAATGCAAATGTTTAATGAGCTCTGGGGTTCGCTATTAGATGTTGCCGTGGCTGCTTGGCTTCTCGAGCGCCAGTTATCTCTCGCGTGCCTTGCTCCCATTGTGCTGATTCTGA TCTTTGTTGCCATTACATCCAAAATCTCTGCATCTGCAAGCACGTCGCAGCGACAATGGGTCGAAAAAGTCCAAGAACGGCTTCGCGTTACAACCGCTGTCCTCAGAGACATGAAGAGCGTCAAGCTTCTCGGCCTTCCAACCGTGCTGTCCAAAGTAATCTCTGCGATTCGCCTTGATGAGATTAAAACATCGGAAGGATTCCGCAAAATCATTGTTGCCACCATCTTGCTGT CATTAACACCAATCAACCTTGCTCCAGTCGTCACATTTGCTGTCTATGTGATAATATCTCTCTATTGGAAAGACAGCACTCTTCTCACTGCCCAGGCGTTCACCGCTGTCGCACTCATCGGCCTGCTCGTCAACCCCGTCATCGTTTTTATCCAGACCCTGCCAAACTTTTTGCAAACAACGGGATGTTTTGGGCGCATTCAAGAGTATTGTAACTACGCAGACACAGCTGCACAGGCAAAGAAGCCGTCGGTCAACTCTGATTCTGCTCAGGCCGAGAACCCAATCATCGATGACCGCGAAGAGGGAGTTGGCGGTTTTCGTGAAAATAACAATACAATAAAGCTTGAAGACTATCTTGATGGTGAGACCTTTGCGTGGAAAGATAAAGGTACAAATGTCCTCACGAATACTCATGTGCCCGTCTTGAGCGGCAGCATCAACGTCATTGCCGGCCCAACAGCCAGCGGCAAGTCGGCGTTGTTGACTGCCCTACTTGGTGAAATGGCCGCATCGACAGGGTCTCAGAGTCGCCCAATCAGCGGTACTGTTGCCTATTGCGCCCAGAATCCTTGGCTTGAAAACGGCACGATCCGGGAGAGCATCCTCGGCGTCTCTGAATATGATCCAAAGTGGTACAACAAGGTAGTATGGGCCTGTGGGCTCGATGTTGACCTTGCCAGAGCtgagaagaaagacaagatcaagattGGTAGCGGCGGCTTGAATCTTAGCGGCGGCCAAAAGCATCGTATT GCCTTGGCTCGAGCCGTTTATTCCCGGCACAAAACGATCCTTCTTGACGATATATTCAGCAGCCTGGATGCGAACACTTCTTCAGCCGTTAGAGAGCGGCTTCTTGGGGCCAACGGCCTTTTACGGCAGGATACACAAACCGTTATTTTGGTTTCCAATGACC TGGCTTTCATTTCCCTTGCCGACAATATTGCCGTGGTCCAAGACGGTCAAGTATTAGAGTTTGGATCATATCTTGAGCTTTCAAAGAGCGGTGGATACATTGGCTCTCCCAAACTGCCCGGTGATAACAATCCATCAAATTCTGTGGCTCGAGGAACACCGGAGTCCAAAGATGAAGCTATTGCCTCGCCTCCAGTAGACATATCAGGCGAGCTTGAAGACACTCCTGAAGACTCCAGCAAGGAGCTTGAAGACTTGCGGCGCAAGAATGGAGATGCCTCTGTCTACAAGTACTATTTTGCCAGCGCTGGTTACTTGATTACCGGCGTCAACATCTTTGTCATGCTGATTTGGACAGTCACTACCGAGTTTTCTT CAATCTGGATTAAATGGTGGTCTGAGGCCAATGAGAAGCAAGCAAATGAAAAAATTGGCATGTATTTAGGCGTCTACGCTGCGCTTGGTGTACTTGCAACAGTAGGCGCTTGCCTGGCTGCTTG GACGGCtctcatccccatcatctccaaatCGGCTATTAAGCTCCATGATGATTTACTGGAGACTACGATGCG AGCACCCTTGCGGTTCTTCTCTACTACTGACAGCGGAGAAATCTTGAATCG ATTCAGccaggacatggagctgaTAGACATGGAACTGCCGTCTACAATGATCAATTACTCTTCCA CCGCATTTACTTGCGCTGCCAAAGTTATCATTATTGCTATCTTTTCTAAATAtctcggcatcgtcatccccTTCATGGGCACTTTGCTGTTCTTTCTGCAGAGGTTTTACCTGCAAACATCCCGCCAGCTTAGACATCTCAGCATCGAAGCCAAAGCGCCGTTGTATACGTCCTTCACTGCCGTATCAGAGGGACTGGTCACTATTCGCGCCTTTGGTTGGGAGCGCCAGTACCAAGAGCGGTGCCAGCGTCTCATTGATGCCTCCCAAAGGCCCGAATACATGCTCAGCTGCATTCAGTACTGTCTTGGGTTCGTCTTGGAGCTTTTGACTGCTGTGTTGGCTGTGGCCCTCGTCACAATCACCATCACCCTGGCCGATCAATTCTCTGCCGGaagtgttggtgttggcttAGTCATGGTTATTAGTTTGAGTGAGGTCCTAGTTCGACTGATTAAATCGTGGACCCGGCTTGAAACGAGCATTGGCGCCGCGGCAAGAGTGAAGAGGTATATTGCAGACACCGAGTCGGAAGTGGCCCAGACAAATGTCGTGGATATTTCATCCCATTGGCCTGAAGCTGGCCAATTGGAGATAGAGAACCTAACAGCTTCTTACAG CGCCGACGCGGAGCCTGCCCTTAACAGTATCTCGCTGACGGTCAAACCAGGCCAGCACATTGCTATTTGCGGGCGCACAGGCAGCGGAAAGAGCTCTATCATTCTGAGTATACTTCAGATGATTGATACCAAACCAGACGGGGCAATCACCATTGACGGAGTAGATGTTTCCGCCGTCAACCCAACTCAGCTTCGTCAGCGAATCAACATTGTGCCCCAAAATGCATTCCTGTTTCCTGGCACCATACGCCTTAACCTGGATCCATTTTTCGCTGCTTCCGACGAAGCTATTGTCAGAGCACTCGAACGTGTTGAGTTGTGGTCTGTGGTTCAAGAAAAGGGTGGACTAGAGGTAGCCATGGACGACAAAGTATGGTCAGTAGGACAAAAGCAGCTCTTCTGCCTAGCTCGTGCTCTTATTCGCAAGAGCAAAGTTTTATtcttggatgaagccatgAGCAA CGTCGACGCGAGCACTGAGAAGATTGCACACGACATTATCAACACCGACTTCAAGGGGTGCACAGTCCTTTCCATTATGCATCGTCTGAGCCATATTCACTCCTTTGACAGAGTGGCTGTCATCGCAGAGGGCTCCCTCATAGAATATGACGAACCGGCCAAGTTGCTTGGGCGGCCTAGCCAGTTTGCCGAGCTATACGCCGCAAGCAATCATCAGGGTACAGCACCGGCAACAGAGAAGACTACATCAGGGTGA
- a CDS encoding C6 transcription factor (similar to Metarhizium acridum CQMa 102 XP_007812021.1): MPGTGTTTAPAPAAGVRSMNGCWTCRLRRKKCDETRPCCRNCNQLQIECAYGPKPVWMDRGVLERDAAFKIKKQIAARSHRRTKLSSYSSQSAMVLASSDSQLSNDLRQAGDGTRQQNMDLGDISLRAHQHVDSGWCTTDNMATSGLDTTGIDTTVSLGSVVEGSALDFAMWCGEYGPKQDAILSPKLSLQLYSWPTLSPHNDLGDTSSQNTVLESVEAARTAPRHGKSVEPPDTYSTSHNSAMNCSTGSSSMMESDSDWFCRVSPSMLTAEDALLLSYYTEDVLPAQLIDHGGEQYRWMRFLLLTLAPVLQTTLTLAKAYRRYATRDDNTANIECADLLRNAVDAVLCIPSVLATLSIGDQERQAEQVIVASDMSKQILNATSLLWQECLQQVAAFAQGEATTSALHVYTAAAKALVGQLVWFDIVGAVSTGGKLHLTIDYDSLIASNTLPAGGAPGCRKDIVALFYQILCLRHWKLDLEKEKKLNVMELATKGCHILQSLEDITTRINSVALKTTDEAAFVDSINLAFTSTAVIYLRTVISGPIPHLKEIRSETIKLGHLLRDLAKMQQIGWVPLPLCVAACFWPQEKVGELGNLIFSKQRGMSVSAGGGGGVEMRSKACLLAAVEMGRLALRDGGQVDWTLAGQHAASNKRAPLLG; the protein is encoded by the exons AGTCCTCGAACGCGACGCAGCCTTCAAGATCAAGAAACAAATCGCAGCACGTTCCCATCGACGAACGAAATTATCATCTTACTCTTCACAATCGGCGATGGTATTAGCTTCGAGTGATTCGCAGCTGTCCAACGACCTGCGGCAAGCAGGAGACGGCACTCGGCAGCAGAACATGGATCTTGGGGATATTAGTCTTAGGGCACATCAACATGTAGATAGTGGATGGTGTACTACGGACAACATGGCTACCAGTGGCTTGGATACCACTGGCATCGATACCACAGTTAGCCTGGGTTCGGTCGTGGAAGGGTCTGCCCTTGATTTTGCAATGTGGTGCGGCGAATACGGTCCCAAGCAAGACGCCATTCTCTCTCCTAAACTTTCTTTGCAATTATATTCATGGCCGACGCTATCGCCGCACAACGATTTGGGAGACACGTCGTCTCAAAATACCGTTCTCGAAAGCGTAGAAGCTGCACGGACGGCGCCTAGACATGGCAAGTCGGTTGAGCCACCTGACACGTATTCTACGAGCCACAACAGCGCGATGAACTGTTCTACTGGTAGTTCTAGCATGATGGAAAGCGATAGTGATTGGTTCTGTCGTGTGTCTCCCA GTATGCTCACTGCAGAAGATGCTCTGCTTTTATCATATTATACAGAGGACGTGCTACCGGCTCAGCTTATCGATCACGGCGGCGAACAATATCGCTGGATGCGCTTCCTACTGCTCACGTTAGCGCCTGTGCTACAGACAACTTTAACGCTGGCAAAGGCATATAGACGATACGCCACTCGCGACGACAATACAGCAAATATAGAATGCGCCGACTTGTTAAGGAACGCGGTGGATGCTGTTCTGTGCATTCCGTCGGTACTTGCAACGCTATCCATTGGTGACCAGGAGCGTCAGGCAGAGCAGGTAATTGTTGCTT CTGACATGTCGAAACAGATTCTCAACGCAACATCGTTGCTCTGGCAAGAGTGCTTGCAGCAAGTTGCGGCGTTTGCCCA GGGGGAAGCTACTACATCGGCTCTGCACGTGTACACCGCGGCAGCTAAGGCCCTTGTTGGCCAgctggtttggtttgatATTGTAGGGGCAGTTTCAACAGGAGGCAAGTTGCACCTCACTATTGACTACGACAGCCTCATCGCCTCAAATACATTGCCCGCAGGTGGCGCACCGGGCTGCCGCAAGGACATTGTCGCTCTGTTCTACCAGATACTTTGTCTCCGCCACTGGAAGCTGGATttggaaaaggaaaagaagctcaacGTCATGGAATTGGCCACCAAGGGGTGCCACATCCTGCAGTCACTCGAGgacatcaccaccaggaTTAACAGCGTCGCCCTCAAAACTACAGATGAAGCCGCCTTTGTCGACTCCATCAATCTTGCCTTTACTAGCACGGCCGTCATCTATCTCCGCACGGTAATCTCGGGTCCGATCCCACACCTCAAGGAGATCCGCTCCGAGACCATCAAACTGGGCCATCTACTGCGCGACCTGGCGAAAATGCAGCAGATTGGCTGGGTGCCTTTACCTCTCTGCGTGGCCGCGTGCTTTTGGCCGCAGGAAAAGGTGGGAGAACTCGGCAACCTGATATTCTCAAAGCAGCGAGGCATGTCCGTGTCTGCTGGCGGTGGCGGAGGCGTCGAAATGCGATCAAAGGCTTGCCTCTTGGCGGCGGTAGAAATGGGGCGCCTCGCTCTTCGGGATGGGGGCCAAGTGGACTGGACCCTAGCCGGGCAACATGCGGCTAGTAATAAGCGGGCGCCACTGCTGGGGTGA